In one Streptomyces sp. T12 genomic region, the following are encoded:
- the topA gene encoding type I DNA topoisomerase codes for MSPTSETAQGGRRLVIVESPAKAKTIKGYLGPGYVVEASVGHIRDLPNGAAEVPEKYTGEVRRLGVDVEHDFEPIYVVNADKKAQVKKLKDLLKDSDELYLATDEDREGEAIAWHLQEVLKPKVPVKRMVFHEITKAAIQAAVANPRQLNQKLVDAQETRRILDRLYGYEVSPVLWKKVMPRLSAGRVQSVATRLVVERERERIAFRSAEYWDLTGTFATGRAGDPSDPSSLVARLQTVDGRRVAQGRDFDSLGQLKSANTLHLDEANARALAAALEQTQFSVRSVESKPYRRSPYAPFRTTTLQQEASRKLGFGAKATMQVAQKLYENGYITYMRTDSTTLSDTAVAAARAQVTQLYGADYLPPSPRTYAGKVKNAQEAHEAIRPSGDRFRTPAETGLTGDQFKLYELIWKRTVASQMKDATGNSVTVKIGGTAADGRDVEFSASGKTITFHGFLKAYVEGADDPNAELDDRERRLPQVGQGDALSAEEITVDGHATKPPARYTEASLVKELEEREIGRPSTYASIIGTILDRGYVFKKGTALVPSFLSFAVVNLLEKHFGRLVDYDFTAKMEDDLDRIAAGQAQSVPWLRRFYFGATLPDSGAAAGGAADAGNGDGDHLGGLKELVTDLGAIDAREVSSFPVGNDIVLRVGRYGPYIERGEKDSENHQRADVPEDLAPDELSVELAEELLAKPSGDFELGADPQTGHQIIARDGRYGPYVTEVLPEGTPKTGKNAVKPRTASLFKSMSLDTVTLADALKLMSLPRVVGTDAEGQEITAQNGRYGPYLKKGTDSRSLQTEDQLFTITLEEALEIYSQPKQRGRAAAKPPLKELGVDPVSEKPVVVKDGRFGPYVTDGETNATLRSGDSVETITPERGFELLAEKRAKAPAKKTAKKAPAKKTTAKKAAPAKKTAAKKTAAKKTTTAAKTTAKKTTAKKATASKSASED; via the coding sequence TTGTCCCCGACCAGCGAGACCGCACAGGGCGGCCGCCGACTCGTCATCGTCGAGTCGCCTGCCAAGGCGAAGACGATCAAGGGCTACCTGGGCCCCGGCTACGTAGTCGAAGCGAGCGTCGGGCACATCCGCGACCTCCCCAACGGTGCCGCGGAGGTGCCGGAGAAGTACACCGGCGAGGTCCGCCGCCTCGGCGTGGACGTCGAGCACGACTTCGAGCCGATCTACGTCGTCAACGCCGACAAGAAGGCCCAGGTCAAGAAGCTCAAGGACCTGCTGAAGGATTCCGACGAGCTCTACCTCGCCACCGATGAGGACCGCGAGGGCGAGGCGATCGCCTGGCACCTCCAGGAGGTGCTCAAGCCCAAGGTCCCGGTCAAGCGGATGGTCTTCCACGAGATCACCAAGGCCGCGATCCAGGCCGCTGTCGCCAACCCGCGCCAGCTCAACCAGAAGCTCGTCGACGCCCAGGAGACCCGCCGCATCCTCGACCGCCTCTACGGCTACGAGGTCTCGCCGGTCCTGTGGAAGAAGGTCATGCCGCGCCTGTCGGCCGGCCGTGTCCAGTCGGTCGCCACACGACTCGTCGTGGAGCGGGAACGCGAGCGCATCGCGTTTCGTTCTGCTGAGTACTGGGACCTGACGGGCACCTTCGCGACCGGCCGCGCGGGAGATCCGTCGGACCCGTCGTCGCTGGTCGCCCGCCTGCAGACCGTCGACGGCAGGCGGGTCGCGCAGGGCCGCGACTTCGACTCCCTGGGACAACTCAAGAGCGCGAACACCCTCCACCTCGACGAGGCGAACGCCCGCGCCCTGGCCGCCGCCCTGGAGCAGACGCAGTTCTCCGTCCGGTCCGTCGAGTCCAAGCCGTACCGCCGCTCGCCGTACGCCCCGTTCCGTACGACGACGCTGCAGCAGGAGGCGAGCCGCAAGCTCGGCTTCGGCGCGAAGGCCACCATGCAGGTCGCGCAGAAGCTGTACGAGAACGGCTACATCACCTACATGCGTACGGACTCCACGACACTGAGCGACACCGCCGTCGCGGCCGCCCGCGCCCAGGTCACGCAGCTGTACGGCGCCGACTACCTGCCGCCGTCCCCGCGGACGTACGCCGGGAAGGTCAAGAACGCGCAGGAGGCGCACGAGGCGATCCGCCCCTCCGGCGACCGCTTCCGCACGCCTGCCGAGACCGGGCTGACCGGCGACCAGTTCAAGCTCTACGAGCTGATCTGGAAGCGGACCGTCGCCTCCCAGATGAAGGACGCGACCGGTAACTCGGTCACGGTCAAGATCGGCGGCACGGCGGCCGACGGCCGGGACGTCGAGTTCAGCGCGTCCGGCAAGACGATCACCTTCCACGGCTTCCTGAAGGCCTACGTCGAGGGTGCCGACGACCCGAACGCCGAGCTGGACGACCGCGAGCGCCGGCTGCCGCAGGTGGGCCAGGGCGACGCCCTGAGCGCCGAGGAGATCACGGTCGACGGGCACGCCACCAAGCCCCCGGCCCGCTACACCGAGGCCTCGCTGGTCAAGGAGCTGGAAGAGCGCGAGATCGGCCGCCCGTCGACGTACGCGTCGATCATCGGCACGATCCTCGACCGCGGCTATGTGTTCAAGAAGGGCACGGCACTCGTCCCGTCCTTCCTGTCCTTCGCCGTGGTCAACCTCCTGGAGAAGCACTTCGGGCGGCTCGTCGACTACGACTTCACCGCCAAGATGGAGGACGACCTCGACCGCATCGCGGCCGGTCAGGCACAGTCCGTGCCGTGGCTGAGGCGCTTCTACTTCGGTGCGACGTTGCCGGACAGCGGCGCCGCCGCGGGCGGCGCGGCCGACGCCGGCAACGGCGACGGGGACCACCTCGGCGGCCTCAAGGAACTGGTGACCGACCTGGGCGCGATCGACGCGCGCGAGGTGTCGTCGTTCCCGGTGGGCAACGACATCGTGCTCAGGGTCGGCCGCTACGGCCCGTACATCGAGCGCGGCGAGAAGGACTCCGAGAACCACCAGCGGGCGGACGTGCCCGAGGACCTGGCCCCGGACGAGCTGTCCGTCGAGCTCGCGGAGGAACTGCTCGCCAAGCCGAGCGGCGACTTCGAACTCGGCGCCGACCCGCAGACCGGCCACCAGATCATCGCCCGCGACGGCCGCTACGGCCCGTACGTCACCGAGGTGCTCCCCGAGGGCACCCCGAAGACCGGCAAGAACGCCGTCAAGCCGCGTACGGCCTCCCTGTTCAAGTCGATGTCCCTGGACACGGTGACGCTCGCGGACGCGCTCAAGCTGATGTCGTTGCCGCGTGTCGTGGGCACCGACGCCGAGGGCCAGGAGATCACCGCGCAGAACGGCCGCTACGGGCCGTATCTGAAGAAGGGCACGGACTCGCGCTCGCTGCAGACCGAGGACCAGCTCTTCACGATCACCCTCGAAGAGGCGCTGGAGATCTACTCCCAGCCCAAGCAGCGCGGCCGGGCCGCCGCCAAGCCGCCGCTGAAGGAGCTGGGCGTCGACCCGGTCAGCGAGAAGCCGGTCGTGGTCAAGGACGGTCGCTTCGGGCCGTACGTCACCGACGGGGAGACCAACGCGACCCTGCGCTCCGGCGACAGCGTTGAGACGATCACCCCGGAGCGCGGCTTCGAGCTGCTCGCGGAGAAGCGCGCGAAGGCGCCCGCCAAGAAGACGGCGAAGAAGGCTCCCGCGAAGAAGACGACCGCCAAGAAGGCCGCCCCCGCCAAGAAGACGGCCGCCAAGAAGACCGCGGCGAAGAAGACGACGACGGCCGCGAAAACGACGGCGAAGAAGACGACCGCGAAGAAGGCGACGGCTTCGAAGTCGGCGAGCGAGGACTGA